The Rhinolophus sinicus isolate RSC01 linkage group LG09, ASM3656204v1, whole genome shotgun sequence genome includes a window with the following:
- the GATA2 gene encoding endothelial transcription factor GATA-2: protein MEVAPEQPRWMAHPAVLNTQHPDSHHPGLAHNYMEPAQLLPPDEVDVFFNHLDSQGNPYYTNSAHARARVSYSPAHARLTGGQMCRPHLLHSPGLPWLDGGKAALSAAAAHHHNPWTVSPFSKTPLHPSAAGGPGGPLSVYPGAAGGSGGGSGGSVTSLTPTAAHTGSHLFGFPPTPPKEVSPDPSTTGAASPASSSAGGSAARGEDKDGIKYQVSLAESMKMESGSPLRPGLAAVATQPATHHPIPTYPSYVPAAAHDYSTGLFHPGGFLGGPASSFTPKQRSKARSCSEGRECVNCGATATPLWRRDGTGHYLCNACGLYHKMNGQNRPLIKPKRRLSAARRAGTCCANCQTTTTTLWRRNANGDPVCNACGLYYKLHNVNRPLTMKKEGIQTRNRKMSSKSKKNKKGAECFEELSKCMQEKASPFSAAALAGHMAPVGHIPPFSHSGHILPTPTPIHPSSSLSFGHPHPSSMVTAMG from the exons ATGGAGGTGGCGCCGGAGCAGCCGCGCTGGATGGCGCACCCGGCGGTCCTGAATACGCAGCACCCCGACTCGCACCACCCGGGCCTTGCGCACAACTACATGGAGCCGGCGCAGCTGCTGCCTCCGGATGAAGTCGACGTCTTTTTCAACCACCTGGACTCGCAGGGCAACCCCTACTACACCAACTCGGCCCATGCGCGGGCGCGTGTCTCCTACAGCCCTGCGCACG CCCGCCTGACCGGAGGCCAGATGTGCCGGCCACACTTGTTGCACAGCCCAGGGTTGCCGTGGCTGGACGGGGGTAAAGCAGCCCTGTCCGCGGCTGCAGCACACCATCACAACCCCTGGACCGTGAGCCCATTCTCCAAGACGCCGCTGCACCCCTCAGCAGCTGGAGGCCCCGGAGGCCCTCTCTCCGTGTACCCAGGGGCCGCGGGCGGGAGCGGGGGAGGCAGCGGGGGCTCTGTGACCTCCCTAACCCCTACTGCAGCCCACACTGGCTCCCACCTTTTCGGCTTCCCACCCACGCCGCCCAAGGAAGTGTCTCCGGACCCCAGCACTACCGGGGctgcctccccagcctcctcttctGCAGGAGGTAGTGCAGCCCGGGGAGAGGACAAGGATGGCATCAAGTACCAGGTTTCGCTGGCCGAGAGCATGAAGATGGAAAGCGGCAGTCCCCTGCGCCCAGGCTTGGCTGCTGTGGCCACCCAGCCTGCCACacaccaccccatccccacctacCCTTCCTATGTGCCGGCTGCTGCCCACGACTACAGCACCGGGCTTTTTCACCCTGGAGGCTTCCTGGGTGGCCCTGCCTCCAGCTTCACCCCTAAGCAGCGCAGCAAGGCACGCTCCTGCTCAG AAGGCCGAGAGTGTGTCAACTGTGGGGCCACAGCCACTCCTCTCTGGCGGCGAGATGGCACCGGCCACTACCTGTGCAACGCCTGTGGGCTCTACCACAAGATGAACGGGCAGAACCGGCCACTCATCAAGCCCAAGCGGAGACTG TCAGCCGCCAGGAGAGCAGGCACTTGTTGTGCAAATTGTCAGACCACAACCACCACCTTATGGCGCCGAAACGCCAATGGGGACCCTGTCTGCAATGCCTGTGGCCTCTACTATAAGCTGCACAAT GTAAACAGGCCACTGACCATGAAGAAGGAAGGGATCCAGACTCGGAACCGGAAGATGTCCAGCAAATCCAAGAAGAATAAGAAGGGGGCAGAGTGCTTCGAGGAGCTGTCCAAGTGCATGCAGGAGAAGGCCTCACCCTTTAGCGCTGCTGCCCTGGCTGGGCACATGGCACCTGTCGGCCACATCCCGCCCTTCAGCCACTCGGGACACATCTTGCCCACCCCAACGCCCATTCACCCTTCCTCCAGCCTCTCCTTTGGCCATCCCCACCCATCCAGCATGGTGACTGCCATGGGCTAG